The Anolis carolinensis isolate JA03-04 chromosome 1, rAnoCar3.1.pri, whole genome shotgun sequence genome window below encodes:
- the LOC100556851 gene encoding cytochrome P450 1B1-like, with translation MGRAWAPLPGPPLLASVALLLLLLLLLVLRWRRRPAEAAGLRGPWGWPLVGNALQLGRLPHRTFWAWARRYGEVFRLRLGSRAVVVLNGGAAIREALLRQGAPFAGRPDFPSFRLVSGGKSMAFGGYTARSRAQRKAAQASLRALSASSDVLERHVAEEARELVARLVRACAEQGGYVDPAPLLAVANANVMCALCFGRRYGHDDAEFRALLGRNDRFGQTVASGSLVDVLPWLQRFPNPVRSVFRDFQALNEEMHAFVGAQVAQQRRSFLPGRPPRHLGDALLSRGELSGEEAEGALTDLFGAGQDTTSAGLAWVLLLLLRHPALRRQLQRDLDRVVGPGRLPAAADRPALPRLEAFLCETLRFTSFVPLTIPHAATSDAALGGRPVPAGTVVFVNQWSANHDPRRWEEPHRFDPGRFLDAEQQRLDKDRAARVLLFSLGKRRCVGERVARLQLFLFAAILLHQGRLEPKPGQALSLEAQHGLVLRPRPFLLAVSPRAPGEEGQAEGEEAS, from the coding sequence ATGGGTCGGGCGTGGGCCCCGCTGCCGGGCCCTCCGCTGCTGGCCTCCGTggcgctgctgctgctcctgctgttGCTCCTGGTGCTGCGGTGGCGGCGGCGCCCCGCGGAGGCGGCGGGTCTGCGCGGGCCGTGGGGCTGGCCGCTGGTGGGCAACGCGCTGCAGCTGGGCCGCCTCCCGCACCGCACCTTCTGGGCCTGGGCGCGGCGCTACGGCGAGGTCTTCCGCCTGCGGCTGGGCTCCCGCGCGGTGGTGGTGCTCAACGGCGGGGCGGCCATCCGGGAGGCGCTGCTGCGGCAAGGCGCGCCCTTCGCCGGGAGGCCCGACTTCCCCTCCTTCCGCCTGGTCTCCGGCGGGAAGAGCATGGCCTTCGGGGGCTACACGGCGCGGAGCCGGGCGCAGCGCAAGGCGGCGCAGGCCTCGCTCCGGGCGCTCTCCGCCTCCTCCGACGTCTTGGAGCGGCACGTGGCGGAGGAGGCGCGCGAGCTGGTGGCGCGGCTAGTGCGCGCCTGCGCGGAGCAGGGCGGCTACGTGGACCCGGCCCCGCTCCTGGCGGTGGCCAACGCCAACGTGATGTGCGCCCTGTGCTTCGGGCGGCGCTACGGCCACGACGACGCCGAGTTCCGCGCCCTCCTGGGCCGCAACGACCGCTTCGGGCAGACCGTGGCCTCGGGCAGCCTGGTGGACGTCCTGCCCTGGCTGCAGCGCTTCCCCAACCCGGTGCGGAGCGTCTTCCGCGACTTCCAGGCGCTCAACGAGGAGATGCACGCCTTCGTGGGCGCGCAGGTGGCGCAGCAGAGGCGCAGCTTCCTCCCGGGGCGGCCCCCGCGGCACCTGGGCGACGCGCTGCTGTCCCGGGGCGAGCTGTCGGGCGAGGAGGCGGAGGGCGCGCTGACGGACCTCTTCGGCGCCGGGCAGGACACCACGTCGGCGGGGCTGGCCTGggtgctgctgctcctgctccgCCACCCGGCGCTCCGCCGGCAGCTCCAGCGCGACCTGGACCGCGTGGTGGGGCCCGGGCGCCTCCCCGCCGCCGCCGACCGGCCCGCCCTGCCCCGCCTCGAGGCCTTCCTCTGCGAGACGCTCCGCTTCACCAGCTTCGTCCCGCTCACCATCCCGCACGCCGCCACCTCCGACGCCGCGCTGGGCGGCCGCCCGGTCCCCGCCGGCACCGTCGTCTTCGTCAACCAGTGGTCGGCCAACCACGACCCGCGCCGCTGGGAGGAGCCGCACCGCTTCGACCCGGGCCGCTTCCTGGACGCCGAGCAGCAGCGCCTCGACAAGGACCGCGCCGCCCGCGTCCTCCTCTTCTCGCTCGGCAAGCGGCGCTGCGTCGGGGAGCGCGTGGCCCGGCTGCAGCTCTTCCTCTTCGCCGCCATCCTCCTCCACCAGGGGCGCCTCGAGCCCAAGCCCGGGCAGGCGCTCAGCCTCGAGGCCCAGCACGGCCTCGTCCTCCGCCCGCGCCCCTTCCTCCTCGCCGTCTCCCCCAGGGCGCCCGGGGAGGAGGGGCAGGCCGAGGGCGAGGAGGCCTCCTAG